Part of the Lolium rigidum isolate FL_2022 chromosome 6, APGP_CSIRO_Lrig_0.1, whole genome shotgun sequence genome, CAAACTGGAGTATGGGGAAGAAAATCACAGTAGATTCTGCTACTTTGTTCAACAAGGTGCTTAGAATTCCTCATTTTATATTTTGAAGTTCAATTTTTAGCATATTTGTACTGAACACTAAAGTGGTAACTCGATTCTTGCAGGGGTTAGAAGTAATTGAAGCACATTATTTGTTTGGTGCTGAATATGATGACATTGAGATTGTAATTCACCCACAGTCTATCATACACTCCATGATTGAAACCCAGGTGCGTCCTACACattggttgtatgttcttttcTTCTAAGAAGCGTATTCTTAAGCACATTGTAATACATGCACACATAATTCTGATGTCGTGCATATTATTTATTCTCGCTTTCACTAGTAGTACTGTTTTTGTGCATTGGACCATCTGAGTAGAATCGGAGGTCTATATTCTTCTGAGATCCTctataaatttttatttaaaaaaacaaaGCTCTATATATTATTATATGTCAAGTTGTTTCAGTAAGAATCTGCGGCTCAGTGTTATCCAATTATTCATGAAGTTCTACTTCCTCAGGATTCATCTGTCCTGGCTCAGCTGGGATGGCCAGATATGCGGTTACCAATCCTGTACACCTTATCTTGGCCAGACAGAGTGTATTGCTCTGAGGTGACTTGGCCCCGGCTGGATCTTTGCAAGTACAAGCACTTCCCCTAACTGATATTGCCATCAATATTTATGTTCAGGAATAACATCTGAGAATTTCAAGCTTACTTGATGGGCTAACTGTAATTGGATAATGCAGGCTGGGCTCACTGACATTCAAAGCTCCTGACCATGTGAAATATCCATCAGTGGAACTTGCATACGCGGCTGGGAGAGCTGGGGGCACCATGACAGGAGTTCTGAGTGCTGCTAATGAGAAGGCCGTGGAGCTGTTCATCGACGAAAAGTATGATTCTTTCTACATGTTATCATCTTATTTTTCCTCTTCACTTTTAGACAAAGTATTTCATAGTGGATGCCATGTTCTGATTTTGTTTACGCAACTATGTTCTCCGTGTCTGTTCTGCTGACAGCAGCGTTCTTTGATACCAACCAAAGTACCTGTGCATCTCTTGTGCTTTTGAAGTTTGAGTTGAGAGGAGAACGTGTGTCCTTAAAGCTGATATTCTCAAGCACTTTGTGACATAACCTATGCATTCTGAATTATAATAGCAATACAGAATCTTGATTCCGTAACCGGTTGACATAGAGTAGCTTAAGTAGGACCTACCTGTTGTTGCTTGTTCCATACTGTAGCCATCAGAAGGTGGAAGTGCCATACTGGTTCCCGGTAGGTACCAGTTAGGCATTATCTTTTCTGCCTGAAAAAACATAGTAAATGGCTGACAGTATTTCATCACTTCATGTAGCAGCATGCTGCTCCAAAGTTTAGAGATGAAATCAACATAGAGCAAACAACGATATTCATTAGTAGATATTTTTCTTCCCAGTTCCCACTACTATTTCATTCCAAAGATGCATCTTAGCCGCCTGTTATCTGAATTGTTACATACATTGAcataaaaacaagtcatcatctcTCTCCCTCTACTGTCTTTGCAGGATCAGCTACCTGGACATCTTCAAGGTGGTGGAGCTCACCTGTGACGCGCATCGCAACGAGCTAGTGACCAGCCCATCGCTGGAGGAGATCATACATTACGACCAGTGGGCGAGGAGGTACACAGCAAGCTTGCAGGCATCCTCTGGTCGGAGCCCAGTGCTTGCATAAGGCCCCCATTTGGAATGCAGGACATTTACACAGTTCTCACCAGAACCTAGCTTGCGTAGCTACCACCATGACCATGGTGTCCAGCAGGTCTAGAAGATGATGAATTATGAGTAGGTGGGCACAGAAGATGTACATTACTCCCTGGCCTTTGGTAAAAAAAAAAATGGGTCATTGGGAAGCTTAGATCACGATTTATCAACAGGGCACGCATAGGTTGCCTTACTAAATGTAAATCATGTCTTTGCATGAATAAGTCATGAGTATTCCATGTAAATTTTGATGGATCAATCGATAAAAGATTTGAAAGAGTATGAATCAAACGGATCCCTGCAGTCATTTTGtgaatcttagagcatctccaggacaagaaatggagaaaaacgCGTTCCAGTTGCGTCCCCATGTCCCCGaaagctaaatagcgcctcattttaTGTCCGGCGTTCCTGCAGAGTCTaccagggacgccggacacaaaacagCGTCCCGAATGCATGCAGTTCCTACTCCCCACATGTCACTCTTTTTCCACACTTTCTCTTatctacttttcccacatgggatggtcccctctattaaaatgcatacATCCGGATACCGTTTGAGGGACGTGGCTGGGAAGGATCTCTTTTTTGTATAGATTtttagtctctttttgtccggcgcggtcccaaaCATACCCCAAATCATTCGTGCCAGACGTTTTTTGAGGGacacgactgaagatgctcttaggtgtTCCTAAATGTAAATCATGTCTTTGCATGAATAGGTCATGAGTATTCGATGTAAATTTTGATGAATCAAGCGATAAAAGATTTTGAAAGAGTGAATCAAACGGATCACTGCAGTATTCGATGTATCACTCTTTTTTTGTTAATCTTGAGCAAACGACGGAAGATTTTTCACTGGGCGACCTTCTATTTTGCTCTCCACGTCATCATCCACATTACACTGACAAGATTGTAATGGAGATAAAACACTGACACTTATGTGACTTAATCCCTGACAATACAACCGCCCTGAGACACTCAAACTGAATTCAAGGAGAAACCATGCAACTTTTAATACTACTAGGAAGTaggcggcgcggcgcacgccgcgcccgtgttgATGGAATTTATCACATGAAGAGGAAGGCTGATATATGAGAGACAAAGCATTTATATCATAGAGGAATTGGTTTGTTTACATATGGTTCCTGTTCGAGGCGAAGTTACACGtaggagcaagtacaataaagggTGATACATGAGAGAAGATACATAGGTTACACTGATAAGCTTTTACACGGGAGGGTAAAAAAGTGACTGGAGGATGGCTCTGTTGGCCCTGTGGTTTTGAGATATTAAAGGGAATTACATTTTTGGCATCGAGAGCTTCCTATGACTTCAGCGACAACAACACATGTTTTGCCTACTGTATTGGTAATTGTAGAAGGGGCGAAGTCGGCTCAACCTTTGGTGATTTCCACAAGCAGAATTGCATCTTTGCTTGTGAAAGAAATCATGTTGTCACCCAGGAACATGAGTGGGCCAAACACTGTCTTGTTCCCATTGTTCAGTTCAACGTGACTGAAAGACTGTACCTGCATGGACAGTTCATATTTGTATGAATATACGCAACATGAATAGAACATGTGTTTATCTATGTGATACTTCTGTTTTTGAACAGCTATGACATCTATTGGTATTTCCATCTGAAATTGTCTCTTCCGACAACGCTTACATGAACAAAACCACCAATCGTGTGGATTGTTTACCTCTCTGACCTCTATTTTCAATTTCTGTTGCTACCTCCTGTAGGTCATAGTTGTGTTGATTTTACTTAGGCATTAATATAGGAGGGTAGCCTAGTAATTTCATTTTGTACACCATAATAACTATATTGAAGTACTTACCACAAGAGTCTCTATGGGCTCTATGGCCAAAGCATAAAGAGTTGTTTCAATTGGTTCCTTCTTTGTACTACCCGGGCATTGCCACATAATGATGCGGAGACTAAAACAAATCGAAGTATGCAAATTATATCAGAGTTTGCAGATTAAATAGGCTGTATGCTATACTTGCAGAGATTGAGATGCAAATTTTATTTGGGAACAACTAAGTTGTAATATATAATATATTCTTTACCTCTCAAGTAGAATGTCCATCTCAGGAATTGGTATGTTGACGCCCCAACATGTTACAGAAGTGCTTTTGAAAGCGAAGATTCTTGTGATACTATAAGTGCCAACATGTTACAGGAGTGTTTTTGAAAGCCAAGATTCATGTGATACTATAAGTGGCGTGATACATAAATAGCAAGACCAACTAATATAAGTTGTGTTTGTAACCATTTGAAATTCAGATACCTCAAAACTGGGCAACAGTCAGTCCTACAAATAGGACAATCACGTTGTATTCATTAGAGGCTAAATGAAGGGCTTCTGCACAAAATCTCTTGGCATGTTCTCCCCATAGAGTAACAATAGCGCATTTACCGCTtaaaaacatgttcattatcagtaTGTATGTACTTTCATACCACTTTAAATATCTTCTTTACAAAGTGTCATACCTTGGGTCTTGTAAGTAAACCATAACTAAATGATATGTGAGTTTACATATTACATAGAATTATTAGATTCTAGAGCATAATCCTTCCCAAGTCTATGCTAATAATAGTTAGAAAATGTTGAATCTAGTGAAGCCTAAAGTATCAAAAATTAAAAACATGATAATATAGATCAATGAATATCTTATAACCAAATTCAAGCAACATGTTCTATTTGACCCTGTCCTTAAATAAATCTATAATCAATTCATTCAATCATAGCTCACCTCTAAATAAAATAGCCATCAGCAAGGCCATATATCTGCTGTACTGAAGTGAAAACTGTGAGAGAGATGCACCTAAAAAAATGCCAGCTTGTAAGTAAACAAATTGAATAATACAGGGGAAGGTAACTAATTAAACCTTCTAATCTGACACAGCAGCccatgagtaaacaaataaataaaatcaaaagcagaaagaaaagaaagtaaCTGGGCACCTTGTAATCTAATATAGCTGACCTTCTATTGTGCAGAAAATATGTGACAAAAGAATCATGTTGAACTCTATTTGATTGCGAGAAAAGCTAAGGCAGTAAGTATGAAAGCCACATAAGTATAATGGTCTCAGTTTGCAGATTGAGTTATTGAGGAGGTCGTTGTGTAGCAAGACAAAGCAATCAACAATCATCATTCCAAGAGTGAATAGCCTTATTTTCACTTGAATCCTCTTCAGTTTATGTATTTTCCCGTAATTTATGGGTCTATGTCCTCTCACTTTCTACATGGCCAGAACCTAATCACACTATGAGTGATCACAAAATTTGTGCATGCCATCCCCAACTAAAACGCCACTGGACAATGCGACTTGTAACCGTACACATGTAATCCATGGGCGATTGCAGCCAAAGGAAGAAAACAACAGTCATGCAAGCACAATTTAGGAAAGAAAGATAGTGTCCACTCACCCAAATTCATGTGCAATGTATCTGAGAGAAAACTTATATGGAAATAATTTGGGGGAAAAAGCATATAGACGTACATAGCTCTCTGATGCTGACTGGACAATGCGACTTGTAACCGTACACATGTAAGCCATGGGCGATTGCAGCCAAAGGAAGAAAACAACAGTCATGCAAGCACAATTTAGGAAAGAAAGATAATGTCCACTCACCCAAATTCATGTGCAATGTATCTGAAAGAAAACTTATATGGAAATAATTTGGGGGAAAAAGCATATAGACGTACATAGCTCTCTGATGCTGATTTCATCGTGGGCGTAATCTTGCAAACCAACTGTATGACCATCAGTTTGTTAGCACTGTATCCTTACTAAATTTGGTTGTGATTGTATTGACGATACGAACTGCCATGTTACTGAATGCCCACCCACACAGGAGACTAATATCTGCAAGGTAAGAGAGACCACACAAAAAATAAGGAGCTGGAAGGTTGGGAAGTTTTCCCATGCACAAAGAAAATGATAACTTAAGAAGAACCGCTAGAACCTAGATTTCAGAAGGGAAATCACAGGAGAATTTGGTGCACTTGACTGAAACATGAGATGCCATCAATGCTATGAATACTGAATTTGACATGATAAAAGCTAGATTTTCAGAATGAAAAAAAAACAGCAGGAGAATTCGGTACTTGATTGAAACATGTGACATATGACCTACAATCATGCAAAACAAAATTAAGCTCATGTTTCTATGGGTTCCAATGTACTACACCAGGATAAAGGCACGTGAGCATCACATGTTAAATCATTGCACATTTCAAGCACGACTACTGGTACGGACATTAATAATGAAAATGATGTTAAGCTAAGGGATTGACATAGCACCAAACTTTGCAAGAATTTGCTTAATCAACCAAGATTTGGGATGAACATTTACAGAACCAAAGGCGCAATTGGTTTCCTAGAGTAACTCTTGTGCAATCAGTGCTGGCATACAAAAGAGGAAACAAACTGAGACTTATTCTTgtgtagattgaccataccatgGTGCAATTAAGGAGCAAGTACTTCTAGGAAAATTTAAAATGTACAAAGGCAATGCTAATGAAATCTGGTTAGGGAAATCAGAGATAAAATCGCTTAGTAAGCCTGGCAATTCTTTATTTGCATACGAAGCAGTTACTTATTTTGGTTCTCTATTTAACCACGAGTCAAATAATATAACATGACGCATGTACCACCAGAATACCAACAGCAACAGACGGCTTCATGAGAAGAAGGAACAATAAAACGAATCAAAACAAACAGCAGGAAATAGTGCAGCCTTATAATATGCATATATGCATCCATCTAAATTCGAGAGATGGGAATCGGGCCAGGCAATACGTCCCCTTCTCACCCTGACCCCTTAAACACATCCAACCTGCAtacagaaacaattttgtcagggACCAAATGTAATCTGAGGCGGAGGAGTGGCAAGCAGGAGGGTGGGCGTTCGCTTACTTGAGCAGGCCGTA contains:
- the LOC124661508 gene encoding uncharacterized protein LOC124661508, which produces MYVAHEFGITRIFAFKSTSVTCWGVNIPIPEMDILLESLRIIMWQCPGSTKKEPIETTLYALAIEPIETLVVQSFSHVELNNGNKTVFGPLMFLGDNMISFTSKDAILLVEITKG